One segment of Streptomyces sp. NBC_01463 DNA contains the following:
- a CDS encoding helix-turn-helix transcriptional regulator, with protein MPDTPLGAFLRARRRRLAPGDAGLPAGSRRRTPGLRREEVAARAGISADYYARLEQGRQRVPTVSVLDGLAEALLLADAERVYLHRLAGLGARDTQQVPAARLRPAVSVNTRVLLEALHETPAFVVDRRFDLIAWNPMASALLGGLDTRPAHQVNLLWQVFCCPFGERTPANREAVDSIGADLVAGLRAHHADCPSDRGLTDLVVRLSAASPVFAALWEQHRAGMRSEGFLEILHPELRAESFPYTTLALPEPDQHLFVFLAPAGSHARDVFRNLLPRSRTLAPGRH; from the coding sequence ATGCCCGACACTCCGCTGGGAGCCTTCCTGCGTGCCCGTCGCCGTCGCCTCGCCCCGGGCGATGCCGGTCTGCCGGCCGGTTCGCGCCGCCGCACGCCCGGCCTCCGGCGCGAGGAGGTGGCCGCGCGGGCCGGTATCTCGGCTGACTACTACGCCCGGCTCGAACAGGGCCGCCAACGAGTGCCCACCGTCTCCGTTCTCGACGGCCTGGCCGAGGCCCTACTGCTCGCCGATGCCGAACGGGTCTACCTGCACCGCCTGGCCGGCCTGGGCGCGCGGGACACCCAGCAAGTTCCTGCCGCGCGGCTGCGGCCAGCCGTCTCGGTGAACACCCGTGTCCTGCTGGAGGCTCTGCACGAGACACCGGCTTTTGTCGTGGACCGCCGCTTCGACCTGATCGCCTGGAACCCGATGGCCAGTGCGTTGCTGGGCGGCCTGGACACCCGCCCCGCCCATCAGGTGAACCTGCTCTGGCAAGTCTTCTGCTGCCCCTTCGGGGAGCGGACTCCGGCCAACCGCGAGGCGGTCGACTCGATCGGCGCCGACCTGGTGGCCGGACTCCGCGCGCACCATGCGGACTGCCCGAGCGACCGCGGGCTGACCGACCTGGTGGTCCGTCTCTCCGCCGCCAGCCCGGTCTTCGCCGCGCTGTGGGAACAGCACCGCGCCGGTATGCGCAGCGAGGGTTTCCTGGAGATCCTCCACCCCGAACTGCGCGCCGAGTCCTTCCCGTACACGACCCTCGCCCTGCCGGAGCCCGACCAGCACCTCTTCGTCTTCCTGGCTCCGGCAGGCAGCCACGCCCGTGATGTGTTCCGCAACCTCTTGCCGCGATCCCGAACCCTCGCACCTGGCCGACACTGA
- a CDS encoding WHG domain-containing protein, translated as MGRPRTNDADVRERLIACATEMFATRPQESVTVRALATAAGTSTAAVYTLFRGKDGVIREVRAQAVAGLFQDLTAVPGSEAALEDLYALAVAYRRWGREHRHLYAVLFGGAQSFVPSTWVGDRDPVRPLVAAIDRAVADQILEGDTTLIAVSLWVALHGLVTLELAGALDGTAAETAFRSTIDAVLRGWATPAGLHGLRCPDPAP; from the coding sequence ATGGGAAGGCCGAGAACGAACGACGCCGACGTCAGAGAGCGGCTCATCGCGTGCGCGACCGAGATGTTCGCCACCCGCCCGCAGGAGTCGGTCACGGTCCGCGCGCTGGCCACCGCCGCCGGAACGTCGACGGCTGCGGTGTACACGTTGTTCCGGGGCAAGGACGGAGTGATCCGCGAGGTGCGCGCCCAGGCGGTCGCCGGCCTGTTCCAGGACCTGACGGCCGTTCCCGGCTCCGAGGCCGCCCTGGAGGACCTGTACGCATTGGCCGTGGCGTATCGCCGCTGGGGACGCGAACACCGCCACTTGTACGCGGTGTTGTTCGGTGGCGCACAGTCCTTCGTACCGTCGACCTGGGTCGGCGACCGAGACCCGGTGCGACCGCTCGTCGCGGCGATCGACCGTGCCGTGGCGGATCAGATCCTCGAGGGCGACACCACGCTGATCGCCGTCTCGTTGTGGGTTGCCCTGCACGGGCTCGTGACCCTCGAACTCGCCGGCGCCCTCGACGGCACCGCAGCCGAGACCGCGTTCCGCTCGACGATCGATGCCGTACTGCGCGGCTGGGCAACCCCCGCCGGCCTCCATGGCCTTCGATGCCCAGACCCGGCTCCGTGA
- a CDS encoding IS701 family transposase, giving the protein MRADELVSCRGRLEEFAGEVFAPLARADQRVKGGLYLRGLLLDGRRKSMQPMAGRLGVDHQQLQQFMTSSTWPVNEVRARLARRAVAVVRPQVWVVDDTGFPKDGTSSPGVARQYSGTLGKVGNCQIGVSIHAASDTASCPLSWRLFLPGSWDQPEAADRRACCRIPEGEHHRPKWQLALDMLDELAALGLRPAALVADTGYGANADFRHGLEGRGLAYALQVKGEMTAHAESAEPYEPPYGGLGPRPLPRYRTRPVSLREHVLAAGRDKAVAVTWRKGSKAAMSARFVFLRVRLAGRRPKPAPDGAIGLRWLIAQWPEGENEPVRYWISNLPADIPARDLVRLAKLRWRIEHDYRELKTTLGLDHFEGRSFTGWHRHVTLVTAAHLFLTEQRSCPKVPARA; this is encoded by the coding sequence ATGAGGGCAGATGAACTCGTGTCGTGTCGGGGCCGGTTGGAGGAGTTCGCTGGGGAGGTGTTCGCGCCTTTGGCGCGTGCTGACCAGCGGGTGAAGGGCGGGCTGTATCTGCGGGGCCTGCTGTTGGACGGGCGCCGGAAGTCGATGCAGCCGATGGCCGGACGCCTGGGTGTGGACCATCAGCAGTTGCAGCAGTTCATGACGTCATCGACCTGGCCGGTCAACGAGGTCCGCGCCAGGCTGGCCCGCCGGGCGGTGGCGGTGGTCCGCCCGCAGGTGTGGGTGGTGGATGACACCGGGTTCCCGAAGGACGGCACGTCCTCGCCCGGGGTGGCCAGACAGTACTCCGGCACTTTGGGCAAGGTCGGGAACTGCCAGATAGGGGTCAGCATCCATGCCGCATCGGACACCGCGTCGTGTCCGTTGTCCTGGCGGCTGTTTTTGCCCGGCAGCTGGGACCAGCCGGAGGCTGCGGACCGTCGGGCCTGCTGCCGGATCCCCGAGGGGGAGCATCACCGCCCGAAGTGGCAGCTGGCGCTGGACATGCTCGACGAACTGGCCGCGCTGGGACTACGGCCGGCAGCGCTGGTCGCGGACACCGGTTACGGGGCGAACGCCGACTTCCGCCATGGTCTGGAAGGCCGCGGGCTGGCCTATGCCCTGCAGGTCAAGGGCGAGATGACAGCCCATGCCGAGTCCGCTGAACCTTACGAGCCGCCTTATGGCGGGCTCGGTCCCAGACCGTTGCCCCGTTACCGCACCCGCCCGGTCAGTCTGCGCGAACACGTCCTGGCCGCGGGACGTGACAAGGCAGTCGCGGTCACCTGGCGCAAGGGCTCGAAGGCCGCCATGTCCGCCCGCTTCGTGTTCCTGCGGGTCCGCCTCGCCGGCCGCCGCCCGAAACCCGCCCCGGACGGTGCCATCGGTCTGCGGTGGCTGATCGCCCAGTGGCCCGAAGGTGAGAACGAGCCGGTCAGGTACTGGATCTCCAACCTGCCCGCCGACATCCCCGCCCGCGATCTCGTCCGCCTCGCGAAACTGCGCTGGCGCATCGAACATGACTACCGCGAGCTGAAGACGACTCTCGGACTGGACCACTTCGAGGGCCGCTCGTTCACCGGCTGGCACCGTCACGTCACCCTCGTGACTGCCGCCCACCTCTTCCTGACCGAACAGCGGTCCTGCCCAAAAGTCCCTGCCAGGGCCTGA
- a CDS encoding TauD/TfdA family dioxygenase, with product MIISGIVGLDRKESVELPQESHDSATADRYVYPHQWRAGAVVMWSNEATMLTRTPSDRHVGQRLLYRTTVLRY from the coding sequence ATGATCATCAGCGGGATCGTGGGTCTTGACCGGAAGGAGAGCGTCGAGCTGCCCCAGGAGTCTCACGACTCTGCGACGGCCGACCGGTATGTGTACCCCCACCAGTGGCGCGCGGGCGCTGTGGTGATGTGGAGCAACGAGGCGACCATGCTCACCCGTACGCCCTCTGACCGGCATGTCGGTCAGAGGCTGCTGTACCGCACCACAGTGCTGCGGTACTGA
- a CDS encoding SDR family oxidoreductase, with translation MGLLDDKVTIITGAGRGIGATAARLFAAEGATLVLASRTASEVEALAGELRAEGGAAIAVAADISTAEGAQAPVTAALKEFGRLDAAFDNAGSGPFPAPLAERTEAEWDAVHGVNLRGSWLCLRAQLQTMVAAGRGGSIVLNSGVGALLGGFGDGTQQAAKHGLTGLVRAATADYAVHGIRTNAVAPGVARTSSTEDWFAAGPEFEAAVSRSVPLGRPARPVEVAEAAAWLLSDRASYVTGVILPVDGGTTAARTFL, from the coding sequence ATGGGACTCCTCGACGACAAAGTCACAATCATCACCGGTGCCGGACGAGGCATCGGTGCCACAGCGGCACGCCTCTTCGCCGCCGAGGGTGCAACTCTCGTCCTCGCCTCGCGGACCGCGAGCGAGGTGGAAGCACTGGCCGGCGAACTACGTGCCGAGGGGGGAGCAGCAATCGCCGTAGCGGCCGACATCAGCACGGCGGAGGGCGCCCAGGCACCGGTCACAGCAGCACTCAAGGAGTTCGGAAGGCTGGACGCCGCATTCGACAACGCCGGCTCCGGCCCCTTCCCCGCACCGCTCGCCGAGCGTACGGAGGCGGAGTGGGACGCTGTCCACGGCGTGAACCTGAGAGGCAGCTGGCTGTGTCTGCGCGCCCAGCTGCAGACCATGGTCGCCGCGGGGCGGGGCGGTTCGATCGTCCTCAACAGCGGTGTCGGCGCTCTGCTGGGCGGATTCGGCGACGGCACCCAACAGGCCGCCAAACACGGACTGACCGGTCTCGTCAGAGCTGCCACCGCCGACTACGCCGTCCACGGCATCCGGACCAACGCCGTCGCCCCGGGCGTGGCCCGAACCTCGTCCACCGAGGACTGGTTCGCCGCAGGGCCCGAGTTCGAGGCAGCGGTCTCCCGTTCCGTGCCGTTGGGCCGCCCGGCCCGTCCGGTGGAGGTCGCCGAGGCCGCGGCCTGGCTGCTCAGTGACCGCGCCTCCTACGTCACCGGCGTCATCCTGCCCGTCGACGGCGGCACCACCGCGGCCCGCACCTTCTTGTGA
- a CDS encoding IS630 family transposase — translation MSRPGPKLAALSVTDAQRAVLEGWVRRRSTAQALALRSRIVLECAEGHSIAEVSRRLGVVPETVRTWRRRFLDRGLDGMCDEPRPGVPRKITDADVERVIVKTLEERPANATHWSTRSMAQATGMSQSAISRIWRAFALAPHRSETFKLSTDPLFIDKVRDVVGLYLDPPEKALVLCVDEKSQIQALDRSQPVLPMMPGVPERRSHDYIRAGTTTLFAALEIASGKVIGSLHRRHRAAEFKKFLVKIDKEVPAEFQVHLILDNYATHKAPAIKQWLLAHPRFHLHFTPTGSSWLNLVERWFAELTQKKLRRGVHRSVQALERDIRSWLANWNDNPRPFIWTKTADEILNKVAAYCQRISDSGH, via the coding sequence GTGAGTCGTCCTGGACCGAAACTTGCGGCGTTGTCGGTAACTGATGCACAGCGGGCTGTGCTTGAGGGGTGGGTGCGTCGTCGCTCGACGGCTCAAGCACTGGCCTTGCGGTCGCGGATCGTGCTCGAGTGCGCCGAGGGCCACTCGATCGCGGAGGTGTCGCGCCGTCTCGGGGTCGTTCCCGAGACGGTCCGCACATGGCGTCGGCGTTTCCTGGACCGGGGCCTGGATGGTATGTGTGACGAGCCCAGGCCCGGTGTGCCGCGCAAGATCACCGACGCGGATGTCGAGCGGGTGATCGTCAAGACTCTGGAAGAACGGCCGGCGAACGCCACCCACTGGTCAACACGGTCGATGGCGCAGGCGACGGGGATGTCGCAGTCGGCGATCTCGCGGATCTGGCGGGCCTTCGCCCTGGCCCCGCACCGGTCCGAGACCTTCAAGCTGTCCACCGATCCGTTGTTCATTGACAAGGTCCGCGACGTGGTCGGCCTCTACCTCGACCCGCCGGAGAAGGCCCTCGTGCTGTGCGTGGACGAGAAGTCGCAGATCCAGGCCCTGGACCGGTCCCAGCCGGTGCTGCCGATGATGCCCGGGGTTCCCGAACGCCGCAGCCACGACTACATCCGCGCAGGCACCACCACGTTGTTCGCGGCCCTGGAGATCGCCTCCGGCAAGGTCATCGGCTCCCTGCACCGCCGGCACCGGGCCGCCGAGTTCAAGAAGTTCCTCGTCAAGATCGACAAGGAGGTGCCCGCGGAGTTTCAGGTGCACCTGATCCTGGACAACTACGCGACGCACAAGGCTCCGGCGATCAAGCAGTGGCTACTGGCGCACCCACGCTTCCACCTGCATTTCACGCCGACGGGATCGTCCTGGCTGAACCTGGTGGAGCGATGGTTCGCCGAGCTCACGCAGAAGAAGCTCCGACGCGGCGTCCACCGCTCCGTCCAGGCTCTCGAGCGCGACATCCGCTCATGGCTCGCCAACTGGAACGACAACCCTCGGCCCTTCATCTGGACCAAGACCGCCGACGAAATCCTCAACAAAGTCGCCGCATACTGCCAACGAATCTCCGACTCAGGTCACTAG
- a CDS encoding DUF1330 domain-containing protein: MPKGYWVSVYRTISDPEKLAAYNELAGPAVRAGGGRLLVRGGRVVAQDAGIAERTVLIEFDSFEQALATRESEAYQEALVALSDGVERDFRIVEGID, translated from the coding sequence ATGCCCAAGGGCTACTGGGTCAGTGTCTACCGCACCATTTCCGACCCTGAGAAACTGGCGGCCTACAACGAACTGGCCGGTCCGGCCGTCCGGGCCGGGGGCGGGCGGCTCCTCGTCCGAGGCGGCCGGGTCGTCGCACAGGACGCCGGAATCGCCGAGCGCACCGTACTGATCGAGTTCGACAGCTTTGAACAGGCCCTCGCGACACGCGAGAGCGAGGCCTACCAGGAGGCGCTGGTCGCCCTCTCCGACGGCGTCGAGCGCGACTTCCGCATCGTCGAAGGCATCGACTGA
- a CDS encoding VOC family protein, translated as MIKGLDRLEVITLFVEDVVEAKRFYQNVFGLEVIFENEDSAVVKLSNTLINLLVTENAPTLVEPHPIAAPDAGARLLLTIEVEDVDAVCAELVEHGVSLLNGPTDRPWGRRTAAFADPSGNVWEVAQLLAGE; from the coding sequence GTGATCAAGGGACTCGACCGGCTTGAGGTCATCACGCTCTTCGTCGAGGACGTCGTCGAGGCGAAGCGGTTCTACCAGAACGTCTTCGGCCTCGAGGTGATCTTCGAGAACGAGGACTCCGCGGTGGTCAAGCTCAGCAACACTCTGATCAACCTGCTGGTGACCGAGAACGCACCGACGCTGGTGGAGCCACATCCGATCGCAGCCCCGGACGCCGGCGCGCGACTGCTGCTCACCATCGAGGTCGAGGATGTCGACGCCGTGTGCGCCGAGCTCGTGGAGCACGGCGTGAGCCTTCTCAACGGTCCGACCGACCGCCCCTGGGGTCGCCGTACCGCCGCCTTCGCCGACCCCTCCGGCAATGTCTGGGAGGTTGCGCAGCTTCTCGCCGGTGAGTAG
- a CDS encoding MarR family winged helix-turn-helix transcriptional regulator, with amino-acid sequence MDGVELFLLGRTLMKIGEEALPEPPGGARRYAGSARLVLIVASDIAAHPDTAVGEIAARTGLPQSQVSTAIARLKEAGSVQTAPDPVDRRRVLVRQAAEVSERVAQVRAAGIEEALTSALGSDEPRRLTEVSEALDVLARNLLPSSAGPESRRADTAEPPE; translated from the coding sequence GTGGACGGAGTCGAACTGTTCCTACTGGGACGCACCCTGATGAAGATCGGCGAGGAGGCCCTGCCCGAGCCTCCTGGCGGCGCTCGGCGTTATGCGGGCAGCGCCCGGCTGGTGCTGATCGTGGCCAGCGACATCGCCGCTCATCCCGATACCGCCGTCGGTGAGATCGCCGCCCGCACCGGCCTGCCGCAGAGCCAGGTGTCCACCGCCATCGCCAGGCTCAAGGAGGCCGGTTCGGTGCAGACGGCTCCGGATCCCGTCGACCGCCGCCGGGTGCTGGTGCGTCAGGCCGCCGAGGTGTCCGAGCGGGTGGCGCAGGTCCGCGCCGCCGGTATCGAGGAAGCCCTCACCAGCGCGCTGGGATCTGATGAACCGCGGCGGCTGACAGAGGTCTCGGAGGCGCTGGATGTACTCGCCCGGAACCTCTTGCCGTCGTCAGCGGGTCCGGAGTCCCGCCGTGCAGACACCGCCGAACCACCGGAGTAG
- a CDS encoding GNAT family N-acetyltransferase, with amino-acid sequence MSSSSSPAHTNVITKRLFLRPWTTSEATAVLDDTRSTHWAGDFPAEGDRVVAGLFDQHPAWFDAYGHRLIIERESSLVVGSIGLFWPPSEGVLEIGYGIVASRRGRGYAPEAARALAEFALTAPEVHTVFADVELSNPSSVRVLEKAGFHQWATEENAENTARFRITRPDRSPR; translated from the coding sequence GTGTCTTCCTCTTCTTCACCCGCTCACACCAATGTGATCACCAAGCGCCTGTTCCTGCGGCCCTGGACCACGAGCGAGGCCACTGCGGTCCTCGACGACACCAGGTCAACGCACTGGGCGGGCGACTTTCCCGCTGAAGGCGACCGTGTGGTCGCGGGCCTCTTCGATCAGCACCCCGCCTGGTTCGACGCATACGGCCACCGTCTGATCATCGAGCGCGAGAGCAGCTTGGTGGTGGGCTCGATCGGCCTGTTCTGGCCGCCCAGCGAGGGCGTTCTGGAAATCGGATACGGCATCGTGGCCTCCCGTCGAGGCCGGGGCTATGCCCCCGAGGCCGCCCGGGCCCTGGCCGAGTTCGCCCTCACCGCACCAGAGGTTCACACCGTGTTCGCCGATGTGGAACTGTCCAACCCGTCCTCGGTTCGCGTGCTGGAGAAGGCCGGCTTTCACCAGTGGGCCACCGAAGAGAACGCGGAGAACACGGCCCGGTTCAGGATCACGAGGCCAGACCGCTCACCGCGATGA
- a CDS encoding alpha/beta hydrolase yields the protein MPSSAIRPLRLAGRLLAAAAAVVGLAALFLALLIATDGAGSGFAAWSVAVGIAVVAAMWLTRGRSWRARLVPFLPVLVAAALTLSVCIPTVPTTRHHPSALSFVATEHWRLSTGSRVAVYHYPPAGNSSRQRVPLVYLNGGPVRGISVLDHRFLHRLAGQGYDVYAYEQAGGGRSDLLPMNEYSITRSVHDLGAFVSKLGKGPADVLGFSSGAVVLTRALAEPAIADHLHRAVIAEPGPMDGPTARMAEQKGRPSARGIAPAMTGPRSTRVPRYAVAFGLMRLGLLSPDNGLVGQAEGDNAFTAADLGSDTASAYCARDAHRIPVEDTERNFSFSAAASLRIQQTIKDSPSIVPQLRRSRTPAMLMIAECSSQVRQWQTTVLADNPAIQRTQYMPGVGHHMWNGLDENDQRAAAVITAFLQDKPAPLPDYPTRADIPAFLRDHK from the coding sequence ATGCCGTCGTCCGCCATACGTCCCTTGCGCCTTGCCGGCCGCCTGCTGGCGGCCGCCGCCGCGGTAGTAGGGCTGGCCGCCTTATTCCTCGCGTTGCTCATCGCCACCGACGGCGCGGGATCGGGGTTCGCCGCATGGTCCGTGGCCGTCGGGATCGCGGTGGTCGCGGCGATGTGGCTGACCCGCGGCCGCTCCTGGCGGGCGCGGCTGGTGCCATTCCTGCCGGTCCTCGTCGCAGCGGCCCTGACCCTGTCGGTGTGCATACCCACCGTCCCCACAACGCGCCACCACCCGTCTGCCCTGTCGTTCGTGGCCACCGAGCACTGGCGCTTGTCCACCGGCAGCAGGGTCGCGGTGTACCACTACCCGCCCGCCGGCAACAGCTCCCGGCAACGCGTCCCGCTCGTCTACCTCAACGGCGGCCCGGTGCGCGGCATCTCAGTGCTCGACCACCGCTTTCTGCACCGGCTCGCAGGGCAGGGCTACGACGTGTACGCCTACGAGCAGGCCGGTGGCGGACGGAGCGACCTGCTGCCCATGAACGAGTACTCGATCACGCGGTCCGTCCACGACCTCGGCGCCTTCGTCAGCAAACTGGGCAAGGGCCCCGCCGACGTGCTGGGATTCTCCTCGGGTGCGGTCGTGCTCACCCGCGCGCTGGCCGAACCGGCCATCGCCGACCATCTGCACCGGGCCGTCATCGCCGAGCCGGGCCCAATGGACGGCCCCACCGCCCGGATGGCCGAGCAAAAGGGCCGGCCATCGGCCCGCGGCATCGCGCCGGCCATGACCGGGCCACGCTCCACACGCGTCCCGCGGTACGCCGTCGCCTTCGGCCTCATGCGGCTCGGACTGCTCAGCCCGGACAACGGGCTGGTAGGACAGGCGGAAGGCGACAACGCCTTCACCGCCGCCGATCTCGGCAGCGACACCGCGTCCGCCTACTGCGCGCGGGACGCGCACCGCATCCCGGTCGAGGACACGGAGCGGAACTTCTCGTTCAGCGCCGCCGCCAGCCTCCGCATCCAGCAAACGATCAAGGACTCCCCCTCCATCGTCCCTCAGCTGAGGCGGTCCCGGACACCCGCGATGCTGATGATCGCCGAGTGCTCCTCCCAGGTCCGGCAGTGGCAGACAACCGTCCTCGCGGACAACCCCGCCATCCAGCGGACCCAGTACATGCCCGGTGTCGGCCATCACATGTGGAACGGCCTGGATGAGAACGACCAACGAGCAGCAGCCGTCATCACCGCGTTCCTCCAGGACAAGCCCGCACCGTTGCCCGACTACCCGACCCGAGCTGACATCCCAGCCTTCCTCAGAGACCACAAGTAG
- a CDS encoding TlrC/CarA/OleB/SrmB family ABC-F type ribosomal protection protein: protein MLTAQLSLQNITRRYDDHVVLDDVSFNIKPGERVGIIGDNGAGKSTLLRLISGQDRPDNGELTVIAPGGSGYLSQSLALPPEATVQAAVDLALADLRELEAGMHRAEAGLTGLTGVELGAAMDAYAHMVAQYEARSGYEADARVDIALHGLGLPGVARDRTLGTLSGGERSRLALASTLASQPELLLLDEPTNDLDDQAVGWLEAHLRKHRGTVLAVTHDRVFLQRVTTTILEVGEGRVTRHGDGYGGYLAAKATERRRRLQEYADWCAELARNQKLAATNVARLEAIPRKAPLAVVGHGGFRARGRGHGAMVRIRNAKERVERLADNPVAPPPEPLVFAARMTTADGQTARAAAELTGIRVADRLHVPSLRIGGEERLLVTGPNGAGKTTLMRVLAGELQPDEGTARTRGRVGHLRQEETPWPPDLTVPQAFAHGRGGSLDEHIDQLLSLGLFSPADLRLRMSELSYGQRRRIELARLVSEPVDLLLLDEPTNHLSPVLVEELEGALACYRGAVVVVTHDRRMRTRFTGRHVELNAGHVAQFQETAAT from the coding sequence ATGCTTACTGCACAGCTATCTCTTCAGAACATCACCCGCCGCTACGACGACCACGTCGTGCTGGACGACGTGTCCTTCAACATCAAGCCGGGCGAGCGGGTCGGCATCATCGGCGACAACGGAGCCGGAAAATCCACCCTGCTGCGACTGATCTCCGGGCAGGACCGGCCCGACAACGGCGAACTGACCGTGATCGCACCAGGCGGTTCTGGCTATCTGTCCCAGTCGTTGGCCCTGCCCCCCGAGGCCACCGTCCAGGCCGCAGTGGACTTGGCTCTTGCCGACCTGCGCGAACTCGAAGCGGGGATGCACCGCGCCGAAGCCGGTCTCACGGGCTTGACGGGGGTAGAGCTCGGCGCCGCGATGGACGCCTACGCCCACATGGTCGCCCAGTACGAGGCGCGCTCCGGCTACGAAGCCGACGCCCGGGTGGACATCGCCCTGCACGGGCTCGGCCTGCCGGGTGTGGCTCGGGATCGGACTCTGGGCACGCTGTCGGGTGGTGAGCGATCACGGTTGGCGCTGGCCTCGACCTTGGCGTCGCAGCCGGAGCTGCTCCTGCTGGACGAGCCGACCAACGATCTGGACGACCAGGCGGTGGGCTGGCTTGAGGCACACCTGCGGAAGCATCGCGGCACGGTGCTCGCGGTCACCCATGACCGGGTGTTCCTGCAACGGGTCACCACCACGATCCTGGAGGTCGGCGAGGGCAGGGTGACGCGTCACGGCGACGGCTACGGCGGATACCTTGCCGCCAAGGCCACCGAGCGGCGGCGCCGTCTGCAGGAATACGCGGACTGGTGCGCGGAACTGGCCCGCAATCAGAAGTTGGCCGCCACGAACGTGGCACGGTTGGAGGCGATCCCTCGCAAGGCGCCGCTTGCCGTGGTCGGCCACGGTGGATTCCGCGCCCGCGGCCGTGGGCACGGGGCGATGGTCCGTATCCGCAATGCGAAGGAGCGTGTCGAACGGCTGGCGGACAATCCTGTCGCGCCGCCGCCCGAACCACTGGTGTTCGCCGCCCGGATGACCACCGCCGACGGTCAGACCGCGCGGGCCGCGGCGGAACTCACCGGCATCCGTGTCGCGGACCGGCTGCACGTACCTTCGCTGCGGATCGGTGGCGAGGAGCGGCTGCTGGTCACCGGGCCCAACGGAGCCGGCAAGACAACGCTCATGCGGGTGCTGGCGGGCGAGCTGCAGCCCGATGAGGGGACAGCGCGCACGCGGGGCCGAGTCGGGCACTTGAGACAGGAGGAGACACCATGGCCGCCCGACCTGACGGTCCCACAGGCGTTCGCCCACGGCCGCGGGGGCAGTCTGGATGAGCACATCGACCAGCTGTTGTCCCTCGGCCTGTTCAGTCCTGCCGACCTGCGCCTGAGAATGAGCGAACTCTCCTACGGGCAAAGGCGCCGGATCGAACTGGCCCGCCTCGTCAGCGAACCCGTCGACCTGTTGCTGCTGGACGAGCCCACCAACCATCTCTCCCCCGTCCTGGTCGAAGAACTGGAAGGAGCCCTGGCCTGCTACCGAGGCGCGGTGGTGGTCGTCACCCACGACCGCCGCATGCGAACCCGCTTCACCGGCAGGCACGTGGAACTGAACGCCGGCCACGTCGCACAGTTTCAGGAGACCGCAGCGACCTGA
- a CDS encoding alpha/beta hydrolase, whose translation MPDTTGTLTVPGAVLHYQVRGTGPLLLISQSGEGDADRTIDLVAQLADCYTVVTYDRRGLSRSRLETPGQGATLTEHADDVHRLLASLTDDSALMLGCSLGAVIGMHAAVRYPGQIRTLIAHEPVAPRLLPEGERVCHERELAALQDFYLREGLAAALPEIARTLGIDLTAKDVEPDLTPQPINATRTANFDYFFRHDFTAVIHDTLDIAALKDVGTRIVPAAGRITARNVFDYRAATALAVLLGREVQEFPGGHNGNTTHPRAYATRIREILNAEH comes from the coding sequence ATGCCCGACACCACCGGCACGCTCACCGTCCCTGGCGCAGTTCTGCACTACCAGGTCCGCGGAACCGGCCCGCTGCTGCTCATCTCGCAGAGCGGAGAGGGTGACGCCGACCGCACCATCGACCTGGTCGCCCAGCTCGCCGATTGCTACACCGTGGTCACCTACGACCGCCGCGGCCTGTCCCGCAGCCGGCTCGAGACCCCGGGCCAAGGCGCGACGTTGACCGAGCACGCCGACGACGTCCATCGCCTGCTGGCCTCTCTCACCGACGACTCCGCCCTCATGCTCGGCTGCAGTCTCGGAGCCGTCATCGGCATGCATGCGGCCGTCCGGTATCCCGGGCAGATCCGTACCCTCATCGCTCACGAGCCCGTCGCCCCACGCCTGCTTCCGGAGGGCGAACGCGTCTGTCACGAGCGCGAACTCGCCGCGCTTCAGGACTTCTACCTCCGCGAGGGCCTGGCCGCGGCACTCCCGGAGATCGCCAGGACCCTGGGCATTGACCTCACCGCCAAGGACGTGGAACCCGACCTGACGCCTCAGCCGATCAACGCCACTCGCACCGCGAACTTCGACTACTTCTTCCGGCACGACTTCACCGCGGTCATCCACGACACCCTCGACATCGCGGCACTGAAGGACGTCGGCACTCGCATCGTGCCCGCTGCCGGGCGCATCACTGCGCGGAACGTCTTCGACTACCGGGCCGCGACGGCCCTGGCCGTGCTCCTCGGTCGCGAAGTGCAGGAATTTCCCGGCGGTCACAACGGAAACACCACCCACCCCCGGGCCTACGCAACGCGCATCCGGGAGATCCTGAACGCCGAACACTGA